The uncultured Dysgonomonas sp. genome contains the following window.
TAGTAGATTACAGGGATTCGCATAGTCAGCATCTGCTTTTCCAATTATTAGCAAAAAACATTCTCGTAAAGACATCATTCAGTCCTTTTTCCGTACAAACTGAGAATGGAACTAAAGACTTCTCCTATGGAAGCCTGCTTATTCCTGTCAGCAACCAGACTATAAGCCCGGATGAATTATATGCCACATTACAGAAATTGGCGGTTGCTTCAGACGTGGAAATAATACCCGTCTCTACCGGCTATAGTGTAAAAGGAGTGGATCTGGGCAGTAGTGCTTTCCGCACAGTGGAACAACCGAAGGTACTGGTTATCACCGGAGGCAATATATCTTCTACCGAAGCCGGAGAAGTATGGCATCTCTTCGACCAGAAACTGAATTATCAGTTAACCCGTGCTGATTACAACGTATTTCCCAGAATTCCATTGAACAGCTTTAACCGGATTGTATTGGCAGGTGGCGATTATTCATTTCTCGGGAAACAGGGAATTCAGGATTTGCAAAACTGGGTGCGCAACGGAGGAACATTGATTACAATCAACTCTGCTTCGAGATGGGCGGTAAATAATGGAATAAGTGCAGCACAATTACAGAAATTGAAGACCGATTCTCTCCAGCAAAAACAATCAGAACAACAATTTCCACAGGAGAGAGACAGAATTCCGACATCGGTATTCGAAACAAAGATAAATCTGAAGCATCCTTTAGCGTTTGGGTTAACGAATGAGTCTTTACCTGTTACCCGCGAGAGTAGCCTCTTTCTGGCTCCGTCGAAGAATCCGTCGGCTACGGTATCAGCCTATTCAGATAATCCGTTACTGAATGGATATATCTCCGCTTCACAGTTAAGCAATCTGAAAGGATCGGCTTCGATAATAGCGGAAAGACAAGGCTCCGGAAATATTGTATTATTCGCTGAAGACCCGCTTTTCAGAGGTATTTGGGATGCCACTACCCGTACTTTTGTTAACGCTGTTGTTTTCGGGAATAATATAAACGCATACAATAGCTTCAGATAAAACAGATCAGACCTATATTGATATAAAACGAAAGAAATAAAATGAAAAAAGTATTGTTGGTAATCGCTCTGACAACATTAGCTGTCACTGTATCTGCACAGAAAAATAAAAAGAATATCCCATTAAACAATGTGTCCATCAACTATCTGGACAAGTCTTTCTCTGTATATGATAAATTACAGAAAACGATATGGCGTAATCCTGAACTGGGTTTTCTCGAAACGGAGAGTTCTGCTTTGCTCCAAAACCATCTCAAAGAAAATGAATTTACAGTTGAGGCGGGAGTTGCGGGCATGCCTACCGCATTTGTCGCCACTTACGGATCAGGGCATCCTGTGATAGCTGTACTGGCCGAATTCGATGCTTTGCCCGGTTTATCGCAGGATACAGTCCCCTATCGTAAACCTTTGGTTGAAGGAGGGAGCGGCCACGGTTGCGGTCACAATACATTTGGAGTAGGAGCAGTGGCAGGGGCTGTCGCTATAAAACAATGGCTCGATACGGAAAAACACACAGGTACAATCAAAGTATTCGGTACACCTGCTGAAGAAGGAGGAGGCGGTAAAGTTTATATGGTACGGGACGGGCTATTTAATGACGTAGATGTCGTCCTTGACTGGCATCCTTCTACCGGGAATGGTGTTACAACCGATACAGGAACAGCCATAGAAATGATAGACTACAGCTTCTTTGGAGTGGCGGCCCATGCCGCGGCAAGTCCTGATAAGGGCCGGTCTGCCTTAGACGGCGTAGAAGCACTCAATTATATGGTCAATCTTTTGCGCGAACATGTACCGATGTCGTCCCGTATACATTACGTTATAGCCGATGGGGGTGAAGCGCCGAATGTAGTGCCCGATTATGCAAGGGTTTCCTATTACATACGGAGTCCGAAAAGGGAGATTCTCAAAGACCTTGTGGAATGGATAGGGCAGGCAGCCGAAGGTGCAGCCTTAGGGACACAGACAAAAGTTAAGTCTGAAATTGTATCCGGTTTTTATGAGCGTCTGAATAACCGCAAGCTGTCGGAACTGGTACAGCGTAAACTCGAAATAGTGGGTGGCGTGCATTATGACGCACGTGAAAAGGCCTTTGCCGAGGAAATAGTAAAGGGACTGAATAAAGATATCAGCATACTGAAAGATGCCGGATCGGTGAAGCCTCTGGAAGAAGAAAAACCTTCGCTGGGAGGTGGCTCGTCGGATGTGGGTGACGTTAGCTGGGTAGTACCTACCGTAAGTTTCAATACGGCGACCTTTGTACCGGGAAGTGCAGGGCATAGCTGGCAAAATGTAGCGGCAGGAGGTTCTACTATAGGAACAAAATCGCTGATAAATACAGCTAAAGTATTCAGCCTTTCGGCTATAGAATTATACACAAATCCGGGATTGGTAAAGGAGATAAAAGATGAATTCGATACCCGCAGGGGAGCTGGCTTCAAGTATGTACCACTACTTGGAGACCGGAAGCCGGCACTCGATTACAGAGTGAAGAAATAATTATGATCTGTAATATTTTAAAAGAATAAATTACTCAAACTGTATCTGCATGAGAAAATTATTGTCAAACACCACCCTGAGACTTTTGCTGGGTGTTCTGGGGGGTGTAGTACTCGGACTCTTTGCTTCTGAATCTTTAATCGCGGTTGTATTACCAGTCAAACATATTCTTGGGCAAGTTATCTTCTTCCTTATACCTCTTATCATTTTCGGATTTATTACCCCATCTATAACTCGTCTCAAGAAGAACGCGTCGAGGTTACTCGGGAGTTCTTTGTTGCTGGCCTATGTGTCGTGTATCGGAAGTGCTTCACTGGCTGCCTTTGTGGGGTATAAGATAATTCCGCTACTCGATATAGTTCCGGTTAAAGAAGCGACAAACAGCCTTCCCGAGATGCTTTTTCGCCTGGATATACCTCCTTTGATGCCCGTATTAAGCGCTTTGGTATTTGCTTTTTTATTGGGGTTGTCTGTCATATGGACCAAAGCTGTGAAAATAGAAGCGGCCTTATACGAATTTCAGGATCTGATCTTTGCGATGGTCAAGAAAATCCTGATTCCGATACTACCTTTCTTTATTGCCGCTAATTTCAGTATTCTGGCATACGAAGGTGCATTGGCATCCAGACTGCCTGTATTCCTTGCTATATTGGTGATAACTGTGCTTTGTCACCTGATATGGATAAGTTTTCTTTATATTTCTTCGGGGCTGTATGCCCGTGTAAATCCCTGGAAAGTACTCAAATATTACGGACCGGTGGCATTGACTGCATTGGGTACACAGTCATCGGCGGCCAGTCTG
Protein-coding sequences here:
- a CDS encoding amidohydrolase, producing the protein MKKVLLVIALTTLAVTVSAQKNKKNIPLNNVSINYLDKSFSVYDKLQKTIWRNPELGFLETESSALLQNHLKENEFTVEAGVAGMPTAFVATYGSGHPVIAVLAEFDALPGLSQDTVPYRKPLVEGGSGHGCGHNTFGVGAVAGAVAIKQWLDTEKHTGTIKVFGTPAEEGGGGKVYMVRDGLFNDVDVVLDWHPSTGNGVTTDTGTAIEMIDYSFFGVAAHAAASPDKGRSALDGVEALNYMVNLLREHVPMSSRIHYVIADGGEAPNVVPDYARVSYYIRSPKREILKDLVEWIGQAAEGAALGTQTKVKSEIVSGFYERLNNRKLSELVQRKLEIVGGVHYDAREKAFAEEIVKGLNKDISILKDAGSVKPLEEEKPSLGGGSSDVGDVSWVVPTVSFNTATFVPGSAGHSWQNVAAGGSTIGTKSLINTAKVFSLSAIELYTNPGLVKEIKDEFDTRRGAGFKYVPLLGDRKPALDYRVKK
- a CDS encoding cation:dicarboxylase symporter family transporter: MRKLLSNTTLRLLLGVLGGVVLGLFASESLIAVVLPVKHILGQVIFFLIPLIIFGFITPSITRLKKNASRLLGSSLLLAYVSCIGSASLAAFVGYKIIPLLDIVPVKEATNSLPEMLFRLDIPPLMPVLSALVFAFLLGLSVIWTKAVKIEAALYEFQDLIFAMVKKILIPILPFFIAANFSILAYEGALASRLPVFLAILVITVLCHLIWISFLYISSGLYARVNPWKVLKYYGPVALTALGTQSSAASLGVAIEQTKKCPELKPEIRDFAIPLFGNIHFPGSILDVVFLSLAVSQLLYGTMPDITQILIFIPLLGIFAIAAPGLPGGTLITSLGLIHAVLGIDDAGAALMITIFALLDSFGTTHNITSDGALTLALSTYTDKKNLSPDLPE